DNA from Aliarcobacter skirrowii CCUG 10374:
AAAAAGTGACTCAAACAATTTTTGAGCTTGAGGATATTGAACTTTTATCACTATCAAAAAAAGCAAAAAATAGTGCAATTGATCAAGAAAAAGAGAGCAAAGAGTTTTTAAAAAAATATTTTTTAGTTTGGGAACAAGACAATATAAGTATCTCTAAAGAGGATGCTTTATGGGGATTTTCAATCAAAGATGTTACAAGATATTTAGAAAACTTCTCTAAAATAGACTCAGAATGGCTAGAAAAAGAGAAGATTAATTCAAATTTTGAAGAGTTTAATACTCTAAATAAAAAAGCAATAACAATAAAAAATACAAATATAAGAGTTTTTCCTACAATATCACCTATATTTAAAAATCCAGAAACTCTAGGAGAAGGTTTTCCATTTGATTATAATCAAAATTCACTTCTAAAAATAAACTCTCCATTAATGATTTCTCATCTTTCAAAAGACAGAGCTTGGGCTTTTATTGAATCAGGATTTGTTTATGGTTGGGTTAAAATAGATGATATTGCTTTTGTTGATGATAAATTTATAAATGAGTTTAAAAATGAAAACTATTTTATTACTATAAAAGAAGATTTTGCAATTTACAATCCAAATTTTATTGAATATATAAAAGCTAGCACAATTTTTCCTAAAAAAGAGAATAGATATTTAATAGCAACAAAAGATAGATTTATGAATGCAAGAATCGATTTTATAGATATAAAAGATGATTATATTAGCTCTTTTCCACTTGAATTTAATTTAGAAAATAGAGTAATAGTATTAAAAGAGTTTTTAAATGAGCCTTATGGTTGGGGTGGACTTTTTGCAAACAGGGATTGCTCTAGTTTCACTCAAGACTACTTTTCTATTTTTGGAAAATTAATTGCAAGAAACTCAAAGGCTCAAACTTCATTTGGAGAGTATATTGATTTGAGTGATAAATCAAACGAAGAGAAAAAAAGATTTATAAAAAATAGTGCAAAACCATTCTCAACTTTAGTATATCTTCAAGGGCATATAATGCTTTATATTGGAAATTTAGATAAAGAACCACTTTTAGTTCACAATATTTGGAGTATAAAACTAAAAGATAAAGATAATAATGAAAAGAGACAAATAGTTGGAAAAACTGTAATATCTACTCTTGAAATTGGAAAAGAGCTAGAAGAGTATGATAGTGAAAACAGTGTTTTAAGTAGAGTTTTAGGAGTAACTATTTTTTAGTTACTCTTCGTCAAATAGAGGATTTACAATCATTGAATCAAGAACTTGATTTTTAAATTTTAACTCTTCTAGTTGCATACTTAAAAAGCTATTCTCCTCTTTTAATGCTACATAATGTGCATAAAGTCTATTTATATCCTTGCTTGTATAGTAGATATTATTTTTTACATAAATTCTTGGAAAAAATATTAGTATTGATAAAAAAAATATCAAATATGCTATTTTTAAAGAGTTTTTACTATTTAAACTAATCAAATTTAAATATCCTTAATTTTGCACTTCTACTTCTAGGATTTTGTTTTATCTCTTCAAAGCTTGCAACAATTGGTTTTTTAGTTATTACTTTTCCTAAAGAGTTATTATTTCCACATTCGCATCTAAATACTGCTGCTGGACAAATACAACTTTGACTCCATTTTTTAAAGTAATTTTTAACAACTCTATCTTCTAGTGAATGAAAAGATATGATAGCAACTATACAATTTTTAAATTTTGCTTTTTCAATAGAGTCAAAAAGTCTTGTTAAAACACCAATCTCATCATTTACCTCAATTCTTATTGCCTGAAAAATAAGTG
Protein-coding regions in this window:
- a CDS encoding SH3 domain-containing protein, with translation MIKSFFSKRVKILLVFIALASILFYIFSDKKVTQTIFELEDIELLSLSKKAKNSAIDQEKESKEFLKKYFLVWEQDNISISKEDALWGFSIKDVTRYLENFSKIDSEWLEKEKINSNFEEFNTLNKKAITIKNTNIRVFPTISPIFKNPETLGEGFPFDYNQNSLLKINSPLMISHLSKDRAWAFIESGFVYGWVKIDDIAFVDDKFINEFKNENYFITIKEDFAIYNPNFIEYIKASTIFPKKENRYLIATKDRFMNARIDFIDIKDDYISSFPLEFNLENRVIVLKEFLNEPYGWGGLFANRDCSSFTQDYFSIFGKLIARNSKAQTSFGEYIDLSDKSNEEKKRFIKNSAKPFSTLVYLQGHIMLYIGNLDKEPLLVHNIWSIKLKDKDNNEKRQIVGKTVISTLEIGKELEEYDSENSVLSRVLGVTIF